The Dasypus novemcinctus isolate mDasNov1 chromosome 12, mDasNov1.1.hap2, whole genome shotgun sequence genome includes a window with the following:
- the C12H22orf23 gene encoding UPF0193 protein EVG1 codes for MASQERVGAMTKGAGLSRYPQRATYTPGTCELLRVMMKESKLTNFQQRHIMDTVKRGDTLPLQCSPTSSQRASPPKPQASAIYLPPILTARPHLRPAHVCQANAAYSREQFKPQATRDLEKEKRKLQNIFATGKDPEEWKKKVPPVRQEDPAPELDRFEELVKEIQERKEFLADMEALGQGRQYRGIILAEISQKRREMEDIDHKKNEELRRALVTS; via the exons ATGGCTTCCCAAGAGAGGGTAGGAGCAATGACCAAGGGAGCAGGGCTCTCTCGCTACCCGCAGCGGGCCACTTACACCCCAGGAACGTGTGAGCTGCTCAGAG TGATGATGAAGGAATCCAAACTGACAAACTTCCAGCAACGCCACATCATGGATACTGTGAAAA GAGGAGACACATTGCCCCTGCAGTGCAGCCCCACATCCAGCCAGAGGGCGTCACCTCCCAAGCCGCAGGCCTCAGCCATCTACCTGCCTCCCATCCTGACAGCGAGGCCCCACCTGCGCCCGGCCCATGTGTGCCAAGCCAACGCAGCCTACAGCCGGGAGCAGTTCAAGCCTCAAGCCACCC GAGACCTGGAGAAGGAGAAGCGAAAACTCCAGAACATCTTTGCCACTGGAAAGGACCcagaggaatggaaaaaaaaggtGCCCCCTGTGCGACAGGAGGACCCCGCCCCTGAACTGGACCGGTTTGAGGAAT TGGTGAAGGAGATCCAGGAGAGGAAGGAATTCCTGGCTGACATGGAGGCCCTGGGACAGGGCAGACAGTACCGAGGCATCATCCTGGCTGAAATCTCCCAG AAGCGACGGGAAATGGAAGATATTGACCACAAGAAGAACGAGGAACTCAGGAGGGCTCTtgtcacctcttaa